The Gracilimonas sediminicola sequence GCAGTACTTCCGGATGTTTCTTCTTTTGAACTCGGTGATGGCGGCATTACCGCCAAGCGCCCGGTAATGGCTGCGAAAATCATTGCCAATACCGAGGCAAAAGGTGATAAGATTTTAGTTTCCGTTCGCTCAGGCTCATATGATTTAGTTGAAAATGAAACCAATGCCGAAGTTGTAAATATTGACTTCAGCATGGATGACAATGACCTTAAAGCTACGCTTAAAGAAATTATTTCTGCTTCCGGCGACACAATCGACCTGAACGAAGCTGAAGCCATTGTTGCAGCAGGACGTGGTGTAAAAGACGAAGAAGGACAAAACCTGATCTCGGAGCTGGCTTCTGTACTGAACGCGGGTATCGGCGCATCCCGTGCCCTAACCGAGGCCGGAGTTTACGACCCGAGTTTACAGATTGGTCAAACCGGGAAGGTGGTTTCTCCTCAACTGTATATCGCCGTGGGTATTTCAGGAGCCATTCAACATGTGGCCGGCATGGCAAATTCCAAAGTAATTGTAGCCATTAATAAAGACCCTGACGCACCCATCTTTGAAGTAGCTGACTACGGGATTGTCGGAGACTTGTATAAAGTACTCCCTCCCTTCATCGAAGAAATCAAAAAAATCAAAAATTAGTAGAGAGCTATGAGTTTTGAGTGATGAGTTTAACTCTTTCATTCAAAACTCGAGACTCCTAACTCAAAACTAATCCATATGGACGAAAAGTTTGATTGTATTGTAATTGGTGGTGGAGTAGCCGGACTGGCTGCAGCCATGACCCTCGCCCGAAACAACATGAAATTCCTGCTAATTGAGCGAGGTGAGTTTGCCGGCTCCAAGAATGTTTCCGGTGGCGTGTTGTGGGGAAGCGACCTTGCCAAGCTGGTTCCCAACTACTGGGAAGAAGAAGACGGAGGCTGGGAGCGTTTTATCAATCATCGCCGGCTTACTTTTATGGATGAGCAATCTACTTTCTCCTTAGACTTTAAGTCGTCTCATTTTAATGAGCCCCCCTATTCCGGTGTTGTTGTGCTTCGGTCAAAGTTTGACAACTGGCTCTCCGGTAAAGTTCAGGAGGCCATCGATGCTTCCGACTATGCCATGGACTCCTTCATTGCTACCAATATTAAGGTGGATGAAGTACTCATGGAGAATGACAAAGCGGTAGGCATCAAAACCGGTGAGGACGAATTTCATGCCGATTCGGTAATTATCGCTGAAGGAGTAAATAACTTACTGACCCGCCAGGTTGGGCTCCAGGATAAGTATGTGCCTGCAGACCACATGCTTACCGGAATAAAGGAAATCATTCGCTTTGATCAGGAAGTGCTGGAACAAAAATTTCAGCTGAACGGACTCAGCGGAATGAGTAACGAATTTGTAGGCTGGGCTACCGATGGTGTAGAAGGCGGTGGATTTCTTTACACCAACCGCGATACGATTTCGCTGGGTTTGGTACTGGGAATCAAAGACATGCGTGAGAAACAGAAAAGTCCGCATGATATTCTGAATCACTTCAAAACCCATCCTACCATCGCTGACATTATAAAGGATGGCGAGATTGTTGAGTACTCGGCTCACGTGGTTTCCTCCGGTGATAAGCGAGCCATGCCTAAAGAATTATATAAAGACGGCATCTTGCTGGCCGGTGAATCTGCCAACTTGCTGATGAATGCCGGTAAAGCTATTCAGGGAATGGACTATGCGATGCGTTCCGGTATTCTCGCAGCTGAAACCATTGTAAAAGCCAAAGAAAAAGGAGATTTCACATCCGCCACGCTGAAAGAATATCGCAAGGTGATGGATGAAAGTTATGTAATGAAAGACATCAACGGTTTCCAGGATGCAGTGCATCTTCTCCACACCGAAACCATGCAACAAAAGGTCCCGAATTTAGTTTGTGACTTTGGACGTCAGTTCTTCACCATTAAAAATGAGCCGACTCCAAAATCGAAAGACATGCTGAAAGGGGCGATCAAACGTCATTCATCTATCTGGGAATTGGCAAAACTCGGATTCAAAGCAGGAAAATCATTATAAGCGAAAGGTGAAAAGGCAGAAGGAAAAAGTATTTATATCATATTTGACAGCATAGCAAATACTTCGTTTGCCAGCTTTTCCACCTTCTTTGTGTTATTGTTATTTAGATAATTGAGATTAATAGAGATTTCAAGTTGTGTATCAAGTTCAACTAAAGAAGATCTGGATATCCGATAGAATCGCTTTCGATCTTTTTCAGATTTTCTTGAAGCACCTTCTGATAAATTGGAAGGAATTGAAACGGCAGCTCGTCTCATTTGACTTGTTAAGCCAAAAGTTTCAGCCTTTGGATAATTTTCAGTTAATCTGTAAATCTCACTAACTAATTCGACACTTTTTTTGTAAACGTTTAACTGTTTGTGATTCAAATTGATCATAATACCCCGTGTTGATTAATGATTCACAAATAAATACTTAAAAAAATTCAATCTGAAAAGTCAGCAAAGTTCACCTTTGCCTTTTCACTTTTCACCAAATAGAAAAGACATGAAAAACTTAAAACTCACGGAACGACTCGGACTTGTAAGCTATCGTAATCAGGCAAAGTCGGAGATAAAGGCACATATTGTTGTTGATACGGACATTTGTAATTCAAGCTGTCCGCATAAATGTACTACCTACGTTTGTCCCGCAAATTGCTATACGATGGACGACAACGGCAAAGTTCACTTTCAGGTAGAGGATTGCATTGAATGTGGCACCTGCATGTATGCCTGTGACCAGGGAGCGGTAGACTGGAATTATCCGGACCCTGAAATCGGCCGTGGTGTTACCTGGAATTTCGGGTAATTAAAAACCTAAATTCTGAAGCTTATCATCCTTTGTAGCCAGGGGAAATTCATTCAGCAAGGCCGTTGCTACAATTAAACGATCGGCCGGATCATCTGGAAAATCGGCAGGTAATTTGTCCTGGGCTAAAATCACATCCTGATCAATCGGTATCACTTTACAAACCTGAGGCCTTGTAGCCATTTCAATCCATTTTTTGAAAGAAGGCTTCAGGTCAATCACTCCTTTTCGGGCCAGCATTTCCGTTTCCCAAACCGAAGCGGCTGAAATGGCAATTTCGCGTTGCGCTGCCGACTCATCCAAAGTTTCCCTCTCCTCCTTAGTTAAAGGTCCTTCATCCAACAGCCACCACAACCAGACGTGCGTATCAAGTAAAATCATTCTTCAAATCCTGATTTATCGGCGGAAAGCCCGGACGCTGTTCCCTTCCCTTTTAAATCTTTCCAGGGAGTACCCTGAACATCCTTCGTTTGGTCAAGCTCATTGGTTAATGACCGGATGATAAGGTCTTTGAGGCTAATGCCTTCTTCAACAGCCTTTATTTTGGCTTTTTTCATCAGTTCGTCGGGTAAATCTACAGAAGTTCTCATGCCGCTAAACTATGCATATTTATGTTTATATGTCAACGTTATAACATCTCGTATTTTTTTGAGTAGAAAAGATGATTATGTATCCTTCAGGATCTAAAATAATGCAACCATCAAGACATGAAATTTTCGAAATTCTGCTTTCTGTTTGTCACTTTTTTCACTTTTATCCTATGCAATTTTACGGCTCAGGCAAAAGAATATTCCATACCTGAGCTAAGGATAGAAGTATCGGTAAATCCCGATGGCACTGTCACCATTACCGAGCACCGGACTTATGTATTTGATGGGGACTTCTCGTGGGCCAATTATGAACTTCCCAAATCCGGCTTTTCAGCCATCCGGAATATCCAGGTTTCTGAAAACGGATCTGAATATGTAAACCTGAACTCAGAAGAGCCCGGCACTTTTCTGGTGGAAGAATCGAGCCGTTCGTTCAATATTAAGTGGTTTTATGAGGCGGAAAATGAGGAAAGAGTGTTCACTATTTCCTACACCCTTGAGGGAGCGGTAGTAATAGGGCCGGAGTGGAGTGAGTTGTTTTGGAACTATGCGGCTGCCGGGCGGGAGAAATCCACCGATGAGTTATCCATTCTCTTTCAACTGCCTGAGGTGGTTGCCGACTCCAATGTGCATTCCTGGGTGCGTGAACCGGCCTGGGAGATAGAGTCAACTTCTTTCGATAGAGGGCTGCAATTTACCGGTTCTGATATTAGTCGTAGTCAGGCGGTAGTGATAAGAACTGTATTCCCTACTTCTGTTTTTGATCCCAGCCGTATCAGTATCACCGACCGGGGTTTTTCACTTGCATGGGCCCGGAATGACGAGGCCAATTACCGGGAGCAACAAATCGCGGAAGCGGAAGAACGCGAACGCATGATGACCTACGGCATTGAGTTGGCTGTAATCATTGCTGGTTTAAGCATCCTGTGCTTTATCTATTTTTATCGAAAATATGGAAGCAGACATCAGATCAATTTATCCCGCAATGAAAGCTTAATGATTCCCGGAAAGCAACAACCCGCGGCCATTGGCTGGCTTCTCA is a genomic window containing:
- a CDS encoding type II toxin-antitoxin system VapC family toxin; the encoded protein is MILLDTHVWLWWLLDEGPLTKEERETLDESAAQREIAISAASVWETEMLARKGVIDLKPSFKKWIEMATRPQVCKVIPIDQDVILAQDKLPADFPDDPADRLIVATALLNEFPLATKDDKLQNLGF
- a CDS encoding electron transfer flavoprotein subunit alpha/FixB family protein gives rise to the protein MSTILTHIAISDGKIKRSSLEVLSHCKKLAESGGHSVEAVIIDEKASSFVDGVKKYGASKIYTVEDPIFKNHMNTPLLKALAKVMETANPYVFAFASTEGTKDILGALAANQDAAVLPDVSSFELGDGGITAKRPVMAAKIIANTEAKGDKILVSVRSGSYDLVENETNAEVVNIDFSMDDNDLKATLKEIISASGDTIDLNEAEAIVAAGRGVKDEEGQNLISELASVLNAGIGASRALTEAGVYDPSLQIGQTGKVVSPQLYIAVGISGAIQHVAGMANSKVIVAINKDPDAPIFEVADYGIVGDLYKVLPPFIEEIKKIKN
- a CDS encoding ferredoxin family protein, yielding MKNLKLTERLGLVSYRNQAKSEIKAHIVVDTDICNSSCPHKCTTYVCPANCYTMDDNGKVHFQVEDCIECGTCMYACDQGAVDWNYPDPEIGRGVTWNFG
- a CDS encoding four helix bundle protein, giving the protein MINLNHKQLNVYKKSVELVSEIYRLTENYPKAETFGLTSQMRRAAVSIPSNLSEGASRKSEKDRKRFYRISRSSLVELDTQLEISINLNYLNNNNTKKVEKLANEVFAMLSNMI
- a CDS encoding FAD-dependent oxidoreductase — translated: MDEKFDCIVIGGGVAGLAAAMTLARNNMKFLLIERGEFAGSKNVSGGVLWGSDLAKLVPNYWEEEDGGWERFINHRRLTFMDEQSTFSLDFKSSHFNEPPYSGVVVLRSKFDNWLSGKVQEAIDASDYAMDSFIATNIKVDEVLMENDKAVGIKTGEDEFHADSVIIAEGVNNLLTRQVGLQDKYVPADHMLTGIKEIIRFDQEVLEQKFQLNGLSGMSNEFVGWATDGVEGGGFLYTNRDTISLGLVLGIKDMREKQKSPHDILNHFKTHPTIADIIKDGEIVEYSAHVVSSGDKRAMPKELYKDGILLAGESANLLMNAGKAIQGMDYAMRSGILAAETIVKAKEKGDFTSATLKEYRKVMDESYVMKDINGFQDAVHLLHTETMQQKVPNLVCDFGRQFFTIKNEPTPKSKDMLKGAIKRHSSIWELAKLGFKAGKSL
- a CDS encoding DUF2207 domain-containing protein, with the protein product MKFSKFCFLFVTFFTFILCNFTAQAKEYSIPELRIEVSVNPDGTVTITEHRTYVFDGDFSWANYELPKSGFSAIRNIQVSENGSEYVNLNSEEPGTFLVEESSRSFNIKWFYEAENEERVFTISYTLEGAVVIGPEWSELFWNYAAAGREKSTDELSILFQLPEVVADSNVHSWVREPAWEIESTSFDRGLQFTGSDISRSQAVVIRTVFPTSVFDPSRISITDRGFSLAWARNDEANYREQQIAEAEERERMMTYGIELAVIIAGLSILCFIYFYRKYGSRHQINLSRNESLMIPGKQQPAAIGWLLMHRTITGAHVTATLLDLARRAYFVINEAEPEKDDSWFASASTENTFHITDAQKEPDSTLTEWELSLLSFVKERISEGHNDISKIFKFTDGNVSKWYSSWKDELKSFAEKQGWIDAASYKGAWWNFGIQMIFMLTALAGIFILHPVAGLAAIVVFVASVLSLSIIRRTPKGEELYKSWKNYQEALKNAKDYSIPDHHLGRHFIYSIAFGLSKDHIEHIFEQNPGAASAITWIIIMPGSDSTPASIATSFSNLAATGTISSGGGVSGGGASAGSAGGGASGGAG